In one window of Deinococcus sp. HSC-46F16 DNA:
- a CDS encoding ABC transporter ATP-binding protein, whose amino-acid sequence MTVSSSPVQAGPAHRSESALELRGITKRFPLVLANDNISMNVRWGSVHALCGENGAGKSTLMKIVYGAQPPTSGEIVVDGEVVNFTDPSQAIARGIGMVFQHFMLVDTLTVTENVILGAEPTSGGAIDYASARRRVAELIRQFGFALNPDALVGDLPVGLQQKVEILKTLYRGARILILDEPTAVLTPSETDELFDFLKNQYAASGNAVIFISHKLHEVLHISDTISVIRDGKMIGTIPAQGATTETLAQMMVGREVSLRVQKAPAQPGEVALDVRGVSVRGEHGFAVKNVSFQVRAGEIVGIAGVEGNGQSELVEAITGLTPVAGGEITYLGRRAQGVREVEASGLSHIPEDRNERGLVLDMTTAENYILGEHDRAPFAGPLGFLRLDVIAENAKRLSEQYDVRPRSPHLRAGQYSGGNAQKLIVAREMRKGPKILVASQPTRGVDIGAIEFIHARIVEARDQGLAVLLVSADLGEVMNLSDRILVMYEGEVVGEVPASEATETGLGLLMTGSGGTSGRSGEISETLQTGER is encoded by the coding sequence ATGACGGTTTCTTCCTCCCCGGTGCAGGCTGGCCCGGCGCACCGTTCCGAGTCCGCGCTGGAGCTGCGCGGGATCACCAAACGCTTTCCCCTGGTGCTCGCCAACGACAACATCTCCATGAACGTGCGGTGGGGCAGCGTCCACGCCCTGTGCGGCGAGAACGGCGCGGGCAAGAGCACCCTGATGAAGATCGTGTACGGCGCCCAGCCCCCCACCTCCGGCGAGATCGTCGTGGACGGTGAGGTCGTGAACTTCACCGACCCCTCGCAGGCCATTGCGCGGGGCATCGGCATGGTGTTTCAGCACTTCATGCTGGTGGATACCCTGACCGTCACCGAGAACGTGATTCTGGGCGCCGAGCCGACCTCGGGCGGGGCCATCGACTACGCCTCGGCGCGGCGGCGGGTGGCGGAGTTGATTCGGCAGTTCGGCTTCGCCCTCAACCCCGACGCCCTGGTGGGGGACCTCCCGGTGGGCCTCCAGCAGAAGGTCGAGATTCTCAAGACGCTGTACCGGGGTGCCCGCATCCTGATTCTGGACGAGCCGACCGCCGTGCTGACCCCCAGCGAGACGGACGAGCTGTTCGACTTCCTGAAAAATCAGTACGCGGCGAGCGGCAACGCCGTCATTTTCATCAGCCACAAGCTGCACGAGGTCCTGCACATCTCGGACACCATCTCGGTGATTCGCGACGGCAAGATGATCGGCACCATTCCCGCCCAGGGCGCGACCACCGAGACGCTCGCCCAGATGATGGTGGGCCGTGAGGTCAGCCTGCGGGTGCAGAAGGCCCCCGCCCAGCCCGGCGAGGTCGCGCTGGACGTGCGCGGGGTCAGCGTGCGCGGCGAGCACGGCTTCGCGGTCAAGAACGTGTCCTTTCAGGTGCGGGCGGGCGAGATCGTCGGGATCGCGGGCGTGGAGGGCAACGGCCAGAGCGAACTCGTGGAGGCGATCACCGGCCTGACTCCGGTCGCGGGCGGCGAGATCACCTACCTGGGCCGCCGGGCGCAGGGCGTGCGCGAGGTCGAGGCGTCGGGCCTCTCGCATATCCCCGAAGACCGCAATGAGCGCGGGCTGGTGCTGGACATGACCACTGCCGAAAACTACATCCTGGGCGAGCACGACCGCGCTCCCTTCGCCGGGCCGCTGGGCTTCTTGCGGCTGGACGTGATCGCGGAGAACGCCAAGCGACTGAGCGAGCAGTACGACGTGCGCCCCCGCAGCCCCCACCTGCGGGCCGGGCAGTATTCCGGCGGCAACGCCCAGAAGCTGATCGTGGCCCGCGAGATGCGGAAAGGTCCCAAGATTCTGGTCGCTTCCCAGCCCACGCGCGGGGTGGACATCGGCGCGATCGAGTTCATCCACGCCCGCATCGTGGAAGCCCGCGATCAGGGCCTCGCCGTGCTGCTCGTCAGCGCCGATCTGGGCGAGGTGATGAACCTCTCCGACCGCATCCTGGTGATGTACGAGGGCGAGGTCGTGGGCGAGGTGCCCGCCAGCGAAGCCACCGAGACGGGCCTGGGCCTCTTGATGACCGGCAGCGGCGGCACGAGCGGCCGCAGCGGCGAGATCAGCGAAACCCTGCAAACCGGCGAACGCTGA
- a CDS encoding phosphatase PAP2 family protein: protein MEAFWLAVTNLGRDEVFIVVLALYTWLVNPWGGRNLGVAFALSYLVNTALKFGFDLPRPFDNGAVASEAARATAGGPGLPSGHTQMSTTLWGGIAAQLGRPGAWVVALILIGLIAFSRLALNVHYPSDVIVGLGLGAAFAALAARGHFAQPGATRWLIPALFLAVAAFLPAGTPREYAVALGLTAGFWFVRPNYQPPRDWTGRATVAVLGLLIVFAVYFGLAAVLGGLSDLPLVRALRYAVLVWVAAEGAPLLLGRWLRRA from the coding sequence ATGGAAGCCTTCTGGTTGGCCGTCACGAACCTGGGACGTGACGAGGTCTTTATCGTCGTGCTCGCGCTCTACACCTGGCTGGTGAACCCCTGGGGCGGGCGCAATCTGGGCGTCGCCTTTGCCCTGTCGTATCTGGTCAATACGGCCCTGAAGTTCGGCTTCGATCTGCCCCGCCCCTTCGACAACGGCGCGGTCGCCAGCGAGGCGGCGCGGGCCACGGCGGGCGGCCCTGGCCTTCCCAGCGGGCACACCCAGATGAGCACGACCCTGTGGGGCGGGATCGCCGCGCAGCTTGGGCGGCCCGGCGCGTGGGTCGTCGCCCTGATCCTGATTGGCCTGATTGCCTTTTCGCGGCTGGCGCTGAATGTGCATTATCCGAGTGACGTGATCGTGGGACTGGGACTGGGGGCGGCTTTTGCGGCCCTCGCGGCACGGGGACATTTCGCGCAGCCGGGGGCGACCCGCTGGCTGATTCCGGCGCTGTTCCTGGCGGTCGCGGCCTTCCTGCCTGCCGGAACGCCGCGCGAGTATGCGGTCGCCCTGGGGCTGACGGCGGGGTTCTGGTTCGTGCGCCCCAACTACCAGCCGCCGCGTGACTGGACTGGGCGAGCCACCGTCGCCGTGCTCGGCCTGCTGATCGTCTTCGCGGTGTATTTCGGGCTGGCGGCGGTGCTGGGTGGGCTGAGCGACCTGCCGCTGGTGCGGGCGCTGCGCTACGCGGTGCTGGTGTGGGTCGCGGCGGAGGGAGCGCCGCTGCTGCTGGGGCGCTGGCTGCGGCGGGCGTAG
- a CDS encoding bifunctional (p)ppGpp synthetase/guanosine-3',5'-bis(diphosphate) 3'-pyrophosphohydrolase — MPELRSLIADRPGAEREAVERAYVFARDAHAGVSRKSGEPYITHPVAVAVILARLGMDTESIMAGLLHDTVEDVDGVTFEIIEREFGEGVRRIVEGETKVSKLSKQGSQQAEVRDTGRDLQAENLRQMLVAMTGDIRIIVVKLADRLHNMRTLGSMKPEKQVRIARETMEIFAPLAHRLGIGQIKWELEDLAFQYLQPDAYAYLQTRLRTRQEERQQLIEQAVAGLQAALEDDLELPEWVSDIDIAGRSKHLWSIHNKMQKEGKALEQIFDLLAIRVILTPRELQVPPGTDEKRRERAEETREKRICYHTVSIVHSMWTPLPGRFKDYIAVPKPNGYQSLHTTVISQSGQPIEVQIRSLRMHEVAEYGVAAHWMYKQGSALAQRDRENWIAQLRELQNEINDASDYMDAVKTDILSQRVRVFTPKGLAISLPAGSTPVDFAYHIHTRIGETTVGARVNGSIVPLSHRLQNGDMVEIVTSKNSKPNQGWLNFVVTRSARAKIRHYFRQQERDEALQRGHDLLERYLRKRHLPVRQLMRTKLLEDASQKLLGTRNPDDLYLALHAGKLTPSVVGRLLSPSLAQEQADAVARRASPTPRPPTPGGVYVEGLSTATKLANCCNPIRGDQIMGYLTRGRGVSIHRIDCPNMIRLLKDEPERCVAASWDSGTPGGTIVDLDVVAPDRQGLLADVLGAIAAEKRSPMKIEAGVGADGVAHILLRLAVTGQADLETVREAIRRVPGITDVVRQGKNGGRGRVSA; from the coding sequence ATGCCGGAACTGCGGTCCCTCATCGCCGACCGCCCTGGGGCCGAGCGCGAGGCGGTCGAGCGGGCCTACGTCTTCGCGCGGGACGCCCACGCCGGAGTTTCCCGCAAGAGCGGCGAGCCGTACATCACCCACCCGGTCGCGGTCGCGGTGATTCTGGCCCGGCTGGGGATGGACACCGAATCCATCATGGCCGGGCTGCTGCACGACACCGTCGAGGACGTGGACGGGGTGACCTTCGAGATCATCGAGCGCGAGTTCGGGGAGGGAGTGCGGCGCATCGTGGAGGGCGAGACAAAGGTCTCCAAGCTCTCCAAGCAGGGCAGCCAGCAGGCCGAGGTGCGCGACACCGGCCGCGACCTGCAGGCCGAGAACCTGCGCCAGATGCTCGTGGCGATGACCGGCGACATCCGCATCATCGTGGTCAAGCTGGCCGACCGCCTCCACAACATGCGGACGCTAGGCTCCATGAAGCCCGAAAAACAGGTCCGCATCGCCCGCGAGACGATGGAAATTTTCGCCCCGCTCGCGCACCGCCTCGGCATCGGGCAGATCAAGTGGGAACTCGAAGACCTCGCCTTCCAGTATCTCCAGCCCGACGCCTACGCCTACCTCCAGACCCGGCTGCGGACCCGGCAGGAGGAGCGGCAGCAACTCATCGAGCAGGCGGTCGCGGGGCTTCAGGCGGCCCTGGAAGACGATCTCGAACTCCCCGAGTGGGTCAGCGACATCGATATCGCGGGCCGCAGCAAGCACCTCTGGAGCATCCACAACAAGATGCAGAAGGAGGGCAAGGCGCTCGAGCAGATTTTCGACCTGCTCGCCATCCGGGTGATCCTGACCCCGCGCGAGCTGCAAGTGCCCCCCGGCACCGATGAAAAGCGCCGCGAGCGGGCCGAGGAAACGCGGGAAAAGCGCATCTGCTATCACACGGTGTCCATCGTGCATTCGATGTGGACGCCGCTGCCGGGCCGCTTCAAGGATTACATCGCGGTCCCGAAGCCCAACGGCTACCAGAGCCTGCACACCACCGTGATCAGCCAGAGCGGCCAGCCTATCGAGGTGCAGATTCGCAGCTTGCGGATGCACGAGGTCGCCGAGTACGGGGTCGCCGCCCACTGGATGTACAAGCAGGGGAGTGCTCTGGCGCAGCGCGACCGCGAGAACTGGATCGCGCAACTGCGCGAGCTGCAAAACGAGATCAACGACGCGTCGGATTACATGGACGCGGTCAAGACCGACATCCTCTCGCAGCGGGTGAGGGTCTTCACGCCCAAGGGCCTGGCGATCAGCCTCCCGGCGGGCAGCACCCCGGTGGACTTCGCCTACCACATCCACACCCGCATCGGGGAGACGACGGTGGGGGCACGGGTGAACGGCTCGATCGTGCCGCTGTCGCACCGGCTGCAAAACGGCGACATGGTGGAAATCGTGACCTCGAAAAACAGCAAGCCGAACCAGGGCTGGCTGAACTTCGTGGTGACCCGCTCGGCCCGCGCCAAGATTCGCCACTACTTCCGGCAACAGGAGCGCGACGAGGCCCTGCAGCGCGGCCACGACCTGCTGGAGCGCTACCTGCGCAAGCGGCACCTGCCCGTGCGCCAACTGATGCGGACCAAGCTGCTGGAGGACGCCTCGCAGAAGCTCCTGGGCACCCGCAACCCCGACGACCTGTACCTCGCCCTGCATGCGGGCAAGCTGACCCCCAGCGTGGTGGGGCGGCTGCTCTCGCCCAGCCTCGCGCAGGAGCAGGCCGACGCGGTCGCCCGCCGCGCCTCGCCCACGCCCCGGCCCCCCACCCCCGGAGGCGTGTACGTCGAGGGCCTGAGCACGGCCACCAAGCTCGCCAACTGCTGCAACCCGATCCGGGGCGACCAGATCATGGGCTACCTCACGCGGGGGCGGGGGGTCAGCATCCACCGCATCGACTGCCCCAACATGATCCGGCTGCTCAAGGACGAGCCCGAACGCTGCGTCGCCGCCTCCTGGGATTCGGGCACGCCGGGCGGCACCATCGTGGACCTCGACGTGGTGGCCCCCGACCGCCAGGGCCTGCTGGCCGACGTACTGGGGGCGATCGCCGCCGAGAAGCGCAGCCCGATGAAGATTGAGGCGGGGGTGGGGGCGGACGGCGTGGCCCACATCCTGCTGCGGCTGGCCGTGACCGGACAGGCCGACCTGGAGACGGTGCGGGAGGCGATCCGGCGCGTGCCGGGGATCACCGATGTGGTGCGGCAGGGCAAAAACGGTGGGCGGGGGCGCGTGAGTGCTTGA
- a CDS encoding TetR family transcriptional regulator gives MKVDRHEQDEARRERIARVAFELFARGGLDEVSAQDIARAAYVSRTNLYRYFPSKVHMLLAHFEKAVQASRDDAVARLRAGANPQQVWAQVTARMADLGVRYRHLVGAVGQAVLGARQPAGSQAEADRDAMTTAVTLVALVEPVLIAMRDRGVLRDGVDTRMAGALLVDACLLALLHGGHRDQREVLRDWQDRFSLILHGALAPGVSAGDVLAPPAHSGNPVTDTRRPGP, from the coding sequence GTGAAAGTCGACCGCCACGAGCAGGACGAGGCCCGGCGCGAGCGCATCGCGCGGGTGGCGTTCGAGCTGTTCGCGCGGGGGGGGCTGGACGAGGTCAGCGCCCAGGACATTGCCCGCGCCGCGTATGTGAGCCGCACCAACCTCTACCGCTATTTCCCCTCCAAGGTGCATATGCTGCTCGCCCATTTCGAAAAGGCAGTGCAGGCCAGCCGCGACGACGCGGTCGCCCGCCTGCGGGCCGGGGCCAACCCGCAGCAGGTGTGGGCACAGGTGACAGCGCGGATGGCCGACCTGGGGGTGCGCTACCGCCACCTTGTCGGGGCGGTGGGGCAGGCGGTGCTGGGGGCGCGGCAGCCTGCGGGCAGTCAGGCGGAGGCCGACCGGGACGCGATGACGACGGCGGTCACGCTGGTGGCGCTCGTCGAGCCCGTCCTGATCGCCATGCGCGACCGGGGCGTGCTGCGTGACGGGGTAGACACCCGGATGGCGGGGGCGCTCCTGGTGGACGCCTGCCTGCTCGCGCTGCTGCACGGCGGGCACCGCGACCAACGCGAGGTGCTGCGCGACTGGCAGGACCGTTTCAGCCTGATCCTGCACGGGGCACTCGCGCCGGGGGTCAGCGCTGGGGACGTGCTCGCCCCGCCTGCCCACTCGGGCAACCCGGTCACGGACACGCGGCGGCCGGGGCCTTAG